The following coding sequences are from one Desulfosporosinus orientis DSM 765 window:
- a CDS encoding ABC transporter permease: MARYLLGRIASALLVIWLVITLTFLLMHAIPGGPFSSEKVLPPAIMANINQRYHLDDPLSKQYFDYLKNIAHFNFGPTFRYEGRTVNDLFKEGLPKTIELGFIATVLALAGGTIMGIIAALKQNKTPDYIATFMATIGVSVPSFVLATFLQYFVGFKTHWFPPIGWGEVKNLVLPALALSAYPIAQITRLTRSSMLDVLNQDYIRTAKSKGLPGYIIVIRHALRNALIPVVTFMGPFFAYILTGNFVVEFVFNIPGIGQFFVTSIGNRDYPVIMGTTILFATLLVTFNLLVDILYTVLDPRIKLTGRKGA, encoded by the coding sequence ATGGCACGGTATTTATTAGGAAGAATTGCATCAGCCCTTTTAGTGATCTGGCTGGTTATAACTCTCACATTTCTTTTGATGCATGCAATTCCGGGGGGGCCATTTTCTTCGGAAAAAGTTTTACCTCCGGCCATCATGGCAAATATAAACCAGCGGTATCATTTAGATGATCCTTTAAGCAAACAATATTTTGATTATCTTAAAAATATTGCCCATTTTAACTTCGGTCCAACGTTCCGTTATGAGGGACGTACAGTTAATGATTTGTTTAAGGAAGGTCTGCCGAAGACCATAGAACTTGGGTTTATTGCCACTGTTTTGGCCCTGGCTGGCGGAACTATCATGGGAATTATCGCTGCCCTGAAACAAAATAAGACACCGGACTATATAGCCACCTTTATGGCAACTATCGGTGTATCTGTCCCAAGTTTTGTTTTAGCAACCTTTTTGCAATATTTTGTTGGTTTCAAAACTCATTGGTTTCCGCCCATCGGCTGGGGGGAAGTTAAAAATTTAGTTTTACCGGCGCTGGCTTTAAGTGCCTATCCTATTGCCCAGATTACGCGTCTCACACGGTCAAGTATGTTAGATGTCTTGAATCAAGATTATATTCGAACTGCAAAGTCAAAAGGGCTGCCTGGCTATATTATCGTTATTCGTCATGCTTTAAGGAATGCTTTGATTCCGGTTGTTACCTTTATGGGGCCTTTTTTTGCTTATATTTTAACGGGAAATTTTGTTGTCGAGTTCGTATTTAATATTCCTGGAATTGGTCAGTTTTTTGTAACCAGTATCGGTAACCGAGATTATCCGGTCATTATGGGGACAACGATCTTGTTTGCCACTTTGCTCGTGACCTTTAATCTTTTGGTGGATATACTTTATACTGTACTTGACCCAAGGATTAAACTTACGGGTCGAAAGGGGGCCTAG
- a CDS encoding ABC transporter permease, with product MSIPVDSFSPLQHGFKAEAINRPSTTLWQDAWRRFRKNPLAMGGLAVLTLIILFAIFGPFFSHFDYKTNNLMATNQYPDWIHPFGTDELGRDILTRAMFGARISLLIGFGSVAINLTIGIFYGGISGYIGGWLDNLMQRIIDTIYSIPDLLYVILLMVTFGSGLRNIFIVLGLVNWVPMARIVRGQILALREQEFVLAARTLGASTPRILIKHLLPNSIGQIIIVSALQIPAAIFMESFLSFIGLGVQAPLVSLGSMASDGRMNIPSYPYSLIFPAAMIALLMLAFNFVGDGLRDAFDPKMRK from the coding sequence TTGAGTATACCTGTTGATTCTTTTTCTCCGCTGCAGCATGGTTTTAAGGCCGAGGCAATAAATCGGCCTAGTACAACTTTATGGCAAGATGCCTGGCGTCGTTTCCGTAAGAATCCTTTAGCCATGGGGGGACTAGCGGTACTTACCTTAATTATTCTTTTTGCGATTTTCGGGCCCTTCTTTTCTCATTTCGATTATAAAACCAATAATTTAATGGCTACTAACCAATATCCTGATTGGATACACCCTTTTGGCACAGACGAATTAGGTCGGGATATTCTAACCAGGGCGATGTTTGGTGCCCGCATATCCTTATTGATTGGTTTTGGATCAGTAGCTATAAACTTGACAATCGGAATTTTTTACGGCGGTATATCCGGTTATATTGGTGGTTGGCTTGATAATTTGATGCAGAGGATCATTGATACCATTTATAGCATTCCGGATTTACTTTATGTTATTTTGTTAATGGTTACTTTTGGCTCCGGTTTACGGAATATCTTTATTGTTTTAGGGCTAGTTAACTGGGTGCCAATGGCTCGTATAGTTAGGGGACAGATTTTGGCTCTCCGGGAACAGGAATTTGTTTTGGCAGCGCGAACTTTAGGCGCTAGTACGCCAAGAATCTTGATAAAACATTTACTCCCCAATAGCATAGGGCAAATAATCATTGTCTCGGCATTACAAATCCCGGCGGCTATCTTTATGGAATCCTTTCTAAGTTTTATTGGTTTAGGCGTCCAAGCACCATTGGTTAGCCTGGGCTCTATGGCCTCTGATGGGAGAATGAATATTCCTTCTTACCCTTATTCTCTAATCTTTCCGGCAGCCATGATTGCTCTCTTAATGTTGGCCTTTAACTTTGTTGGAGATGGGCTGAGAGATGCCTTTGACCCGAAAATGCGTAAGTAA